In Ensifer canadensis, a genomic segment contains:
- a CDS encoding universal stress protein, with protein MYKKIIVPIAMDQLEHGESVLGIAEKLIDEGGEIVLLNVVEDLNAYAQGYMIVDFPLEMVEESRKHATKTLEAMKAKHGINGRIEIRTGGAAGTINALAHEENADLVIIASHRPGLIDYFIGSTASRVVSHCPCAVLVDR; from the coding sequence ATGTACAAGAAGATCATCGTCCCTATTGCCATGGATCAGCTGGAGCATGGCGAGTCCGTGCTCGGCATTGCAGAAAAGCTGATCGATGAAGGGGGCGAGATTGTTCTGCTCAATGTCGTCGAGGATCTGAACGCCTATGCCCAGGGCTACATGATCGTCGATTTCCCGCTTGAGATGGTCGAGGAATCGCGCAAGCATGCGACGAAGACGCTGGAAGCGATGAAGGCCAAGCACGGAATCAATGGACGCATCGAGATCCGCACCGGCGGCGCGGCCGGCACGATCAATGCGCTCGCCCACGAAGAGAACGCCGACCTCGTCATCATTGCCTCGCACCGGCCGGGTCTCATTGACTATTTCATCGGATCGACCGCCAGCCGGGTCGTCAGCCATTGCCCCTGCGCCGTTCTCGTCGACCGGTGA
- a CDS encoding TraR/DksA family transcriptional regulator, giving the protein MDKLALDDFRERLSSRKRELYGRLVKIEHDLDEPMNADVPDRVTERENDEVLEGIGLAGQEEIRGIDAALDRIAAGTFGTCVRCGLPISAERLNAVPHAPLCQECAAEVAAGAK; this is encoded by the coding sequence ATGGACAAGCTTGCGCTTGACGACTTTCGTGAACGGCTGAGCAGCCGCAAACGCGAACTCTACGGCCGACTGGTGAAGATCGAGCACGATCTCGATGAGCCGATGAATGCCGACGTGCCGGATCGGGTAACCGAACGGGAGAACGACGAGGTGCTGGAGGGCATTGGCCTTGCCGGTCAGGAGGAGATCCGTGGGATCGACGCGGCGCTCGACCGTATTGCGGCCGGCACCTTCGGAACCTGCGTGCGTTGCGGCCTACCGATTTCCGCAGAACGGCTCAATGCCGTGCCCCATGCGCCGCTCTGCCAGGAATGCGCCGCCGAGGTCGCCGCCGGCGCGAAGTGA
- a CDS encoding GNAT family N-acetyltransferase, with translation MLRTPEPGQAAILTALCLRSKAVWGYDEAFMAACRPALTVTADDWMQSDIQIAVQDDDIVGMAQVLYHGEIADLDKLFVDPAALGGGIGRRLFEWSVETALRKGAKVMTVDADPGAADFYRRLGAVDDGVVASVIPGRFLPRLKLDLTSVR, from the coding sequence TTGCTGCGCACGCCGGAGCCGGGACAGGCAGCAATCCTGACGGCGCTTTGCCTAAGATCAAAGGCCGTCTGGGGCTATGACGAGGCCTTCATGGCCGCCTGCCGCCCGGCCTTGACGGTGACGGCGGACGACTGGATGCAGTCGGATATCCAGATTGCCGTTCAGGATGACGATATCGTCGGCATGGCGCAGGTCCTGTATCACGGAGAGATCGCCGATCTCGACAAGCTGTTCGTCGATCCGGCCGCGCTGGGTGGCGGGATCGGCCGACGCCTGTTCGAATGGAGCGTGGAAACGGCGCTGCGCAAGGGTGCGAAGGTCATGACTGTCGATGCCGACCCGGGCGCAGCCGATTTCTATCGCCGGCTGGGGGCGGTCGATGACGGAGTGGTCGCCTCTGTTATACCAGGACGGTTCTTGCCGAGATTGAAGCTCGACCTGACGAGCGTCAGGTAA
- the trhA gene encoding PAQR family membrane homeostasis protein TrhA — translation MEFAGVKWNYDRSELIADGIVHGVGLAAALVGVTALIFYAMLWSTTGQLAAAAIYGAGLLATLSISFLYNLYPVSRTKWFLRRFDHSSIFVLIAATYTPFLQRGWEDPFLFAMLIGIWAIATLGVVIKCLFPGRFDRLAILLYLAMGWSGVLAVGPLLSALSATTFVLILIGGIIYSAGVIFHVWEKLRFQNAIWHSFVVTGAAVHYSAVVSCLSGTAIS, via the coding sequence GTGGAATTCGCCGGCGTCAAGTGGAACTACGATCGATCGGAACTGATTGCCGATGGCATCGTGCACGGCGTCGGCCTTGCAGCGGCCCTCGTCGGCGTAACAGCACTTATCTTTTACGCGATGCTCTGGAGCACGACCGGCCAGCTTGCTGCCGCCGCGATCTATGGCGCGGGACTGCTGGCAACCTTGTCGATTTCGTTCCTCTACAACCTCTACCCGGTTTCGCGGACCAAATGGTTTCTGCGCCGTTTCGACCACTCGTCCATTTTCGTGCTGATCGCCGCCACCTACACGCCCTTCCTCCAGCGCGGCTGGGAGGATCCGTTCCTGTTTGCGATGTTGATTGGCATCTGGGCGATCGCCACCCTCGGCGTGGTGATCAAGTGCCTCTTCCCCGGCCGCTTCGACCGGCTTGCGATCCTGCTCTATCTCGCCATGGGCTGGAGCGGCGTGCTTGCGGTGGGGCCGTTATTGTCGGCACTCTCGGCGACAACGTTCGTGCTGATCCTGATCGGCGGCATCATCTATTCCGCCGGCGTGATTTTCCATGTCTGGGAAAAGCTGCGGTTCCAGAACGCCATCTGGCATTCCTTCGTCGTCACCGGCGCCGCAGTGCATTATTCGGCCGTCGTCAGCTGTCTGAGCGGCACGGCGATTTCCTGA
- the msrB gene encoding peptide-methionine (R)-S-oxide reductase MsrB, with amino-acid sequence MRDARAAKVIKSEAEWRAQLSPEQYRITREHGTERPFTGPFLANKKAGTYECVCCGRALFRSDTKFDSGCGWPSYFAAIDDEAIREIEDRSHFMVRTEIRCADCDAHLGHVFPDGPPPTGLRYCLNGHAMTFTED; translated from the coding sequence ATGAGAGACGCAAGGGCGGCGAAAGTGATCAAGAGCGAAGCGGAGTGGCGCGCGCAGTTGTCGCCCGAACAGTACCGCATCACCCGCGAGCACGGCACCGAGCGCCCTTTCACCGGCCCGTTCCTCGCCAACAAGAAGGCGGGCACCTATGAATGCGTCTGCTGCGGCCGGGCGCTGTTCCGCTCCGATACCAAGTTCGATTCCGGTTGCGGCTGGCCGAGCTATTTCGCGGCGATCGACGACGAGGCGATCCGCGAGATCGAGGACCGTTCGCACTTCATGGTGCGCACAGAAATCCGCTGCGCCGACTGCGATGCCCATCTCGGACACGTCTTTCCCGACGGCCCGCCGCCGACCGGTCTGCGCTACTGTCTCAATGGTCACGCGATGACGTTTACCGAGGATTGA
- a CDS encoding EAL domain-containing protein, with protein sequence MERSHIVAVTSVLAALGAILPIVAAFYLSWSVATSREETRLSRLAEYAIMRTNTAFGEATSALKSADQFSFTPCSQQHIAAMRALVVNTRSVEDIGYFEGDALKCSSWGKPETSVGRGQVDFTTASGIGVSARVHPTISNGRAMLGFRYRSYSVLTDPARLVDVLATPDTRLAIASDTGTLVSELNNPDASLIKRLIEHTQTGTDADNLFATATGSGWIAIATSSRALLLKDLGRERLLLLPLGAIVAALMVGLVFWLSRRRLSPLGELSIAVQRREFIVHYQPLIEMKTGICVGAEALVRWRRPDGSLVRPDTFIPLAEESGLIQAITDQVIGGVIKDLGPVLVADRSLHIAINLSADDIKSGRVLPVIQAALANSGVLTEQIWLEATERGFMDVKSARATIEEARRLGHSVAIDDFGTGYSSLQYIQDLPLDALKIDKSFIDTVGLVSATSAVTPHIIDIAKSLNLYIVAEGIERQEQADYLLARGVQYGQGWLYSKALPAPEFIAFYNDSKRVHGAGPTVIRRDIPEVPPAVGGD encoded by the coding sequence TTGGAACGGTCTCACATTGTGGCGGTGACCAGTGTACTTGCGGCGCTGGGCGCCATCCTTCCGATCGTCGCCGCGTTCTATCTCTCCTGGTCAGTCGCCACCAGCAGAGAGGAGACCCGCCTCAGCCGCCTTGCCGAATATGCGATCATGCGTACCAATACGGCGTTCGGCGAAGCAACATCCGCGCTCAAGTCTGCCGACCAATTCAGCTTCACGCCCTGCTCCCAGCAACATATCGCGGCGATGCGCGCTCTGGTTGTCAACACGCGCTCCGTCGAGGATATCGGTTACTTCGAGGGCGATGCGCTCAAATGCTCCTCCTGGGGCAAGCCGGAAACGAGCGTCGGCCGCGGGCAAGTCGACTTCACCACAGCCAGCGGCATCGGCGTGTCGGCCCGGGTTCATCCGACGATCAGCAACGGTCGGGCGATGCTGGGATTCCGGTACCGATCCTACAGCGTGCTGACCGATCCGGCTCGGCTCGTCGACGTGCTCGCCACCCCGGATACGCGCCTTGCGATCGCCAGCGATACCGGCACCCTCGTCAGCGAATTGAACAACCCGGATGCATCGTTGATCAAGCGGCTGATCGAGCATACGCAGACCGGCACCGATGCGGACAATCTGTTTGCCACCGCGACCGGCTCCGGCTGGATTGCCATTGCAACATCGTCACGGGCGTTGCTGCTGAAAGATCTCGGCCGCGAACGGCTACTGCTCCTGCCGCTCGGCGCGATCGTCGCTGCGCTAATGGTCGGCCTCGTCTTCTGGCTGTCGCGGCGGCGTCTGTCGCCGCTCGGCGAACTCTCGATCGCCGTGCAACGCCGCGAATTCATCGTGCACTACCAGCCGCTCATCGAGATGAAGACCGGCATCTGCGTCGGCGCGGAAGCGCTGGTCCGTTGGCGCAGACCCGACGGTTCGCTGGTCAGGCCCGATACCTTTATCCCGCTCGCAGAGGAAAGCGGCCTGATCCAGGCCATTACCGATCAGGTCATCGGCGGGGTTATCAAGGATCTCGGGCCGGTCCTTGTCGCCGACCGCTCGCTACACATCGCCATCAATCTGTCGGCCGACGACATCAAGTCCGGGCGCGTCCTGCCGGTTATCCAGGCGGCGCTTGCAAACTCCGGCGTCCTCACCGAGCAGATCTGGCTCGAGGCGACCGAACGCGGTTTCATGGACGTGAAATCCGCCCGCGCAACGATCGAGGAAGCCCGTCGGCTCGGCCATTCGGTAGCGATCGACGATTTCGGCACCGGCTATTCCAGCCTGCAATATATCCAGGACCTGCCGCTCGACGCATTGAAGATCGACAAGTCGTTTATCGATACGGTGGGTCTCGTCTCGGCGACCAGCGCCGTTACTCCGCACATCATCGACATCGCCAAATCGCTGAACCTCTACATCGTCGCCGAAGGCATCGAACGACAGGAGCAGGCGGACTATCTGCTCGCGCGCGGCGTGCAATACGGCCAGGGCTGGCTCTATTCCAAGGCCCTACCAGCGCCCGAGTTCATCGCATTCTACAACGACAGCAAACGTGTTCACGGTGCCGGCCCAACCGTGATCCGACGAGATATTCCCGAGGTGCCGCCGGCCGTCGGCGGCGATTGA
- a CDS encoding putative monovalent cation/H+ antiporter subunit A yields MDVAALTLLALALPFVAALVAPLLTRLLGHNAAWILALFPAAIVLHFMGFWPEVSRGEVVTGGYEWIPSFNVSFSWLIDGLSLTFVLLIAGIGALIVLYSGGYLKGHPQQGRFFSFILMFMGSMLGLVVSDSFLMLFVFWELTSITSFLLIGFDHSREAARRAALQALVVTGGGGLFLLAGLLIIWNVTGVTQLSLLTSFGPEMRESPFYLAALLLVLGGAFTKSAQFPFHFWLPNAMEAPTPVSAYLHSATMVKAGVYLLMRLNPVLGGTPEWQMLLPLFGGTTLIIGAVLACRQTDLKLMLAYTTMASLGLLVMLTGLGFPHAIEAAALYLVAHSLFKGALFMVAGIIDHETGTRDVTKLGGLRSAMLLTFVIALAAALSMGGLPPFFGFLAKEEIYYALPSFDRRAMVFASLAILGNALMFAVAFAVALKPFIGAKIETPKSPHEAPLLLWLGPALLAAKGLSAALLSNLTHELVSTPMATAIAGEPRQITISAIPDIGMPLVLSFATIALGIVCYLNLARLRAFIATILSDIGWGPDRGFDQFMRNLVRFSVALTRRLQSGRLEVYMTATFVLVAAVLLGAPIYYGELPRAPFFAGDVPLHELAIMAIAVIGLFAVVLAADRLTAIVSLGIQGFAVAVIFLLYGAPDLAFTQFMIETLSVVVLALVMTRLRLSPSDHRPLGQRLPDFTIALACGIGFGLMLLKVTGVPFDASLTDFFNLYSKTVAHGANVVNVIIVDFRGTDTLGEIAVVMVTGLAILSLVRLRAGSLRRIADNDPDAEDGA; encoded by the coding sequence ATGGATGTTGCGGCCCTGACATTGCTGGCTCTTGCTCTCCCTTTCGTCGCGGCACTCGTCGCGCCGCTCCTGACCCGACTCCTTGGGCATAACGCGGCCTGGATCCTGGCGCTTTTTCCTGCCGCGATCGTCCTGCACTTCATGGGCTTTTGGCCGGAAGTCTCTCGTGGCGAAGTCGTCACCGGCGGCTATGAGTGGATTCCGTCGTTCAATGTCAGTTTCTCCTGGCTGATCGATGGCCTGTCCCTGACCTTCGTGCTTTTGATTGCCGGTATCGGCGCGTTGATCGTGCTCTATTCCGGGGGCTACCTGAAGGGCCACCCCCAGCAGGGGCGGTTCTTCTCGTTCATCCTGATGTTCATGGGATCGATGCTCGGGCTCGTCGTGTCCGACAGTTTCCTGATGCTCTTCGTTTTCTGGGAGCTGACCTCGATCACCTCGTTCCTGCTGATCGGCTTCGACCATTCGCGCGAAGCCGCCCGGCGCGCCGCCCTGCAGGCGTTGGTGGTCACCGGGGGAGGCGGGCTGTTTCTGCTCGCGGGCCTGTTGATCATCTGGAATGTCACCGGTGTCACCCAGCTTTCGTTGTTGACGTCTTTCGGTCCGGAGATGCGCGAGAGCCCGTTCTATCTCGCCGCGTTGCTGTTGGTGCTCGGTGGCGCCTTTACCAAGTCTGCCCAGTTTCCGTTCCATTTCTGGCTGCCCAACGCGATGGAAGCGCCGACACCCGTTTCGGCCTATCTGCATTCCGCAACGATGGTTAAGGCCGGTGTCTATCTGTTGATGCGCCTCAACCCGGTGCTCGGCGGAACGCCGGAATGGCAGATGCTGTTGCCGCTCTTCGGCGGCACCACGCTCATCATCGGCGCGGTTCTCGCTTGTCGCCAGACTGACCTGAAGCTGATGCTCGCCTACACCACCATGGCATCTCTCGGCCTGCTCGTGATGCTGACCGGTCTCGGTTTTCCGCATGCCATCGAGGCGGCGGCGCTCTATCTGGTGGCGCATTCGCTGTTCAAGGGCGCGCTGTTCATGGTCGCCGGCATTATCGACCACGAAACCGGCACGCGCGATGTCACAAAGCTCGGCGGACTGCGCTCCGCCATGCTGCTGACGTTCGTGATCGCACTTGCCGCAGCACTTTCCATGGGCGGCCTGCCGCCGTTTTTCGGTTTCCTCGCCAAGGAGGAGATCTACTACGCGCTGCCTAGTTTTGACCGGCGCGCGATGGTTTTCGCTTCACTTGCCATCCTCGGCAATGCGCTGATGTTTGCCGTCGCTTTCGCCGTCGCGCTCAAGCCCTTCATCGGCGCAAAGATCGAAACGCCGAAGTCGCCGCATGAGGCGCCGCTGCTTCTCTGGCTCGGGCCTGCACTCCTGGCTGCCAAGGGACTGTCGGCTGCCCTGTTGTCCAACCTCACCCACGAGCTTGTGTCGACACCGATGGCGACGGCGATTGCCGGCGAGCCCAGGCAGATCACGATCTCGGCGATCCCCGATATCGGCATGCCGCTGGTGTTGTCCTTTGCCACCATCGCTCTGGGCATTGTCTGCTATCTCAACCTCGCCCGCTTGCGTGCCTTCATCGCGACCATCCTGAGTGACATCGGCTGGGGGCCGGATCGCGGTTTCGATCAGTTCATGCGAAACCTCGTGCGCTTTTCCGTCGCGCTGACCCGCCGGCTGCAGTCAGGTCGCCTTGAAGTCTATATGACGGCGACCTTCGTGCTGGTGGCCGCCGTGCTCCTGGGCGCGCCGATCTACTATGGCGAATTGCCGCGCGCACCGTTCTTTGCGGGCGACGTGCCGCTGCATGAGCTCGCGATCATGGCGATCGCCGTCATCGGGCTCTTCGCTGTCGTTCTCGCCGCCGACCGGCTGACCGCGATCGTCTCGCTCGGCATTCAGGGCTTTGCAGTCGCCGTCATCTTCCTGCTTTACGGTGCGCCGGATCTCGCCTTTACCCAGTTCATGATCGAGACCCTTTCGGTCGTGGTGCTTGCGCTGGTGATGACGCGGTTGAGGCTCTCGCCCTCCGATCATCGGCCGCTCGGCCAGAGACTTCCTGATTTCACCATCGCGCTCGCCTGCGGCATCGGTTTCGGGCTTATGCTGCTGAAGGTGACCGGCGTGCCCTTCGACGCCTCGTTGACCGATTTCTTCAATCTCTATTCGAAGACGGTTGCGCATGGCGCCAATGTCGTCAACGTCATCATCGTCGATTTCCGCGGCACTGATACGCTCGGCGAGATTGCCGTCGTCATGGTGACGGGTCTCGCCATCCTGTCTCTCGTTCGCCTCAGGGCCGGCTCGCTGCGGCGCATCGCCGATAATGACCCGGACGCGGAGGACGGCGCATGA
- a CDS encoding Na(+)/H(+) antiporter subunit B yields the protein MRSVIFRAVAPFLTSLMVLFSIFVLLRGHNEPGGGFIGGLIAVSALAIYGIACGVETVRRAIYFHPMAIAGAGLFAATIAGLISMAARVPFMTGLWIYPSLLGVEVPLSTVMLFDGGVYLVVVGAISSIALSLEERGGE from the coding sequence ATGAGATCGGTGATCTTCCGTGCCGTTGCGCCGTTTCTGACCAGCCTGATGGTGCTGTTTTCGATCTTCGTCCTGTTGCGCGGCCACAACGAGCCGGGTGGCGGCTTCATCGGCGGGCTGATCGCCGTGTCGGCGCTGGCGATCTACGGTATCGCCTGCGGCGTGGAGACGGTACGTCGCGCCATTTATTTCCATCCGATGGCGATTGCCGGCGCCGGCCTCTTCGCTGCCACCATCGCCGGCCTGATCTCGATGGCTGCGCGCGTGCCGTTCATGACCGGGCTTTGGATCTATCCTTCCTTGCTTGGCGTGGAGGTGCCGCTGTCGACGGTGATGCTGTTCGATGGTGGCGTCTATCTCGTCGTCGTCGGCGCCATCAGCTCGATCGCCCTGTCGCTCGAAGAGCGGGGAGGTGAATGA
- a CDS encoding Na+/H+ antiporter subunit C → MEAWFALLVGIFFTVAIYLLLSKYIIRVLLGVAVLGNAVNLLIFTGGRLTRGVPPVIPEGADTLAGPAANALPQALILTAIVISFSFFAFLLVLAWRAYEDLSTDNTDEMRVAEPEEEPAPPLGY, encoded by the coding sequence ATGGAGGCATGGTTCGCGCTGCTCGTCGGCATCTTCTTTACCGTTGCCATCTACCTGTTGCTGTCGAAATACATCATTCGCGTTCTTTTGGGCGTGGCGGTCCTCGGCAATGCCGTCAACCTTTTGATCTTCACCGGTGGCCGGTTGACGCGCGGCGTGCCGCCCGTCATTCCGGAGGGCGCCGATACGCTCGCAGGGCCGGCGGCGAATGCGCTGCCGCAGGCTCTCATCCTGACGGCGATCGTCATCTCCTTCTCTTTCTTTGCTTTCCTGCTGGTCCTGGCCTGGCGCGCCTACGAGGATCTTTCGACCGACAACACCGACGAGATGCGCGTCGCCGAGCCGGAAGAAGAGCCGGCTCCGCCGCTTGGATACTGA